TTTGCTCGAAACGCGATTAACGTACTAGTGCATTAGACCTTAAAAGTTACAACGAGGatcgaaattgttttaattatcaCTGTTTTACATGGTATTTATgtcggtttttttttcattaaccacattataattttaactGGTAAGAGCTTTTATTATGCTAATTAATGGGtgtcaaaaaattagtttcttAATAAATAGGCCATATTAAAGTGTGAACCATATAGATAAATCAACTACTACTTGAGggttttatttataatcaCCAAAGAAGCATTTAGTTCAAGCTCAAATTTAATGTGCTATGGACTTTAACATCAACGTGTTTCCATTGAAATTCTACAGGAATCGGAAGTTATGCAGAGGAACAAAAAGTAGATAAGGTCAGTGACGTTCTCAAAAGAAATTACCGTTCCAGTGGAAGTGGAAAAAGGATACTGAACAACCCTGCGACAGatgtttctacttattggcTTCATCAAGCAAGTGTTTGTACATACACATGCACACACCATGCTGCACATATTCACAGACACATAGGCGGATGTAGCCTACAAAGAATGGAAGAAACAGAAGGATACAAGCAGGCATCCGTTCACCCTATTTTGGAAATACCCCAAAGACttgcaggaaaatatttaccaGCACCATTTACTGAATCCTTTTTGCTGCTGCATCTCGACCAAACTGACGAGGCCTAATAGAATCGAAACGAGTCTTTAGAGAGTTCGAATTAGTTATTATATATTTCAACCAAATTTGGAAATGCCGGATGTGTCACACGAGCACTCTTTCAAGCACCAATCTCCCGGTTGATTTAGTGTTAAGTACCATTAGGTCAATACTTGATCAACCAGTCGTTTTAAATTCTCATTAAAAGCCATAAGATCTTTTGGAAGTACCAGTAACGAATTCAGAATCTCGGAATTTATAGTAACGACACATCGGCAATCATTAAGTCGCTATAAGGAACGATATAACACATAAACTCTCATAAACCACGCAACTCACCCATACTCCACTTTAATATTTCCATGGGTCTTAGCCACTTGGTAAAGTTGCCGGAGCTTTGATTTATTGCCCCTTAAAGTATTGTGCCCTCAAAACCACATGTCCAGTAGTTTTCTTCACGCCCAACAAGTTACAACTTTTTACAAGAAGAAAAGTTAATTGAGTCAAAACGTCCGAAATCGACGTTTCGCGAAATCGCACTCGATGGAGCGGAAAATTCAGTGGGCAAAGAAATCCAGCAGATGACTAACAGTCTGGCAAATTGAGGCGACTTTATGGGCCTTTAATCATccacaaaaaaattccttGTGTTGGATTTCCACTTAAGAAAACACGGTAATACCTGAGTGTGCAAGAAGTAAGTTTGTCGACCGTTTCCCCGAAGAAAACAGGAGCGGCAGCTGCGTGTGGGGATCCCCAAGGGAGGGAAAGGGGCGGTGGAAGGGGATGAGGAGATCGTGGACAAATTGCTGCCGCCGGAGAATCGGCTGAAGAACGTTATTTTCGCCAGCGATACATATTTAAAGTGATAGTAAAAATGAAGCTAAATCTACCCTTGAAATCGATatattgtattaattatttacgtAATTTCATACTAATCGATAATTATACCTTAATTAGCTGTGAAACCGTGAAACTGTAATTGATATCACGTACGTATATATATACGTAAGAGAGTTTTAATAATAGTCGTTGGAGAAAATGTTCCCATCCGAAACGTCCTTGATGCCAATCCAGAACTCTGGATGGACTCCTGTCTGAAGGCGATGAGGACAATCACTCTCCCGGCCTTATTTCCTTCGGGAAGATAGTATTACcttttggccgaaatcaagAATGCATGCATGCATTTgatctttttattttctttcctttcgACGTTTTTGTTCAGAAGACATTTGTTGAAAGAGGCTGTGTCCGAGGAAAAAAACTCTAAGGTCGCCTTTAACCCGTATAATCAATGTTTATGAAATGGGGCTTCGGATATTAGCGTAGTTAGCGTCTTAAATTGCTTCTTATCGGATTAAAGGCAATGAAGAGCCGCATTAACCGACTAATTCCCTTTTAAGGCATAATTAAATTGTAGTGCTAAAAGTTGGCTCTCTGGAGACGTTTTTGAGAATCATATGcacgataatttttattgataagaCTTGTTCCCAGGTTTTTCCTTACTACTAAAATTGAGTCACTACAAATTGTATGATGTAAAGGTAATTAGAGAGTATAATTTCGCCCTGTTAACATTATTTacaagttaaattaatatgactCATACAAACGAATCTTCGAGGCAAAAATTTGGATTGGACAAATATATCGGAAAACCCGTCCATTAGTTCCTGGTGATATTTATTGTTCTCTATTACTGAGAATGgcataatttaaagtttaacaaGGAATGCTTGctaattgataataattagcATTTTCGCAATAATGATTTTCAGAGGTGCTGCCTTATTTATTTGCCAATTTCTCCCCTTTTTAGGGACGCTCCTGGTTTCTGTTATTGAAcccgattttatttttcaatattaataagtgtttattaatattttctctcaaaatttcAGTCTTCAGTAGTACCCCAAAATATCATACagaatttcctaaaaatttcatcTGTGCACGTCCATTAAGTGCTGTTCCAATCAGTACCGGCTTTATAGGAGTGAGGTTGAGCGATGGCCCAGGGCGGTGAACTTTTTTGGTTGGAGGTTTGCCTTGGGGATAAggggcggtgattaaaaattttgtccaAACTtactaaggccggccctggtTCCAACACTGATTAATGTTTTCGAAACTTGGATCTAGATGTCGCTTCACCTTGTCCATAAAAAATTCGTACTGTAACAAGTTGCCTACTGGACCTGTgatgtaaataactattacgCTACAAGACAGTCAAATACAATacgaagaaaatataatacgACGAAAAAACTCTGACTAACAAATCATGTTCTTTCAAAAGTTCTCAGGTACAGCTAGGTGGAAGAGCAGGAACTCGAATCCAACAACTTTGATTCATTATCTTACGTTCAAAGCTGAAAGTCACGTGTTTAAGTCCTCAGAGATTCGTGCTGGGAGCAACCGATTGGGAAAGGACAGTGGCATGTGCTCCCACGAACTCTTTAGGGAATTTAAGTTTGAATCTCATATATTTATACCCATAGAAAGTCACGGGAGCTCCAACATTGAGCGTACATTATAACTGGGTGTGtgatttacttttaatttttagcattAATGATTGATAagctaaatttatattatacacaCAAATGTAGAGattcagaatttaatttatttttagacaaAATGATAATTATAGTAAACACGACacaagaaatattacaaatttcgCAGGGTAGTTAATATCTGGACTAGGGCGCGAAAAATTCAAACTATTACCCTTTAGAGCCATCTCCTGGCAATCaaacgaaatgaaaatttattttagacaTGAATATGAAATGTGGCAACATTGAGGCTAGTTTAGGTCTAGTTAGTCGGCCATTTTGTAgtaatttttacttctttgGCGTAATcgttattgaaaattgttgaaatgttTGATGCCCTTCTCTCGTCACTAGtagaactaaaaatatttattaattaaatatacgAGAATTTTTCTGGATTCttgaatttctaaaaatttttatttataaaaaattagcagAAGTGAAcgctttttcaaataaaaaaaattcataacagttgaagttttacaaaaaaaaattgaagtaaaacgtgttttattttttaattttgttttctgaaGAGGGTCATCCTCAGTATAAAAAGTCGGGCAATGTATATACATTTTGATGATCGAATGCGCTAATGCCAGTGATTCTTcttgtcaaaaaattaatattattttattttcatgtcaGTGTCAGTTGtcaatcaaaatttgttcaaattttaaaaatttcgctaGATGTAAATATTGATAGTGAAACGATAATACTAAGAATAATGATTTTTCCtctaataataaacatattaatatcttttttggcatattttgtGACCCAAAGGACCATTCCCCGGCTGAAGTCGAAGTTCATTAAGGCCAACCTCTTCGGAATCGACATGAGCAAGACAACAAGTGACAAAATGTGAGGTTAGTTATACCGTTTTTAAGGCTATCTTGTTCAAACAGTGCCCTTTTTAGACCCGAATCCTTAGGCGTAGTGTCAGGCTTCATTTTCCTAGTCGTCTTAGTCCTATTTATTCCTGTGGCTTTTGGACACAGTCTGCTAGAGAAAACATTTCCATATGATGAGGTAAAAAAGGAAACTTTTGTATGAACTTTAGTATTTAGTTGTTTTATAGTATGTGAAATACATAGTGGCATTGCTTTCAATAAGCTGTATGCTGCTATTAGGTTTCGCAGATGATGTGTTGGATGTTCCATGGAGGCAAAAATTGTTGCTGCCCACTATCGCTTCTCTGCCCTTATTGATGGTTTATTATGTCAGTTTTAACACCACTACCATAATTGTGCCCAAACCCTTCAGGGAGTGGCTGGGCACAAGTGTTGATATTGGGATTATTTACTACATTTACATGGGAATGTTGGCAGTGTTTTGTACCAATGCCATTAATATTTTGGGTAGGTGATAAATTGTTAAAGGTTCCTTTTGAGGTTGTCATTGGTATTGTAGCTGGAGTCAATGGTTTAGAAGTGGGCCAAAGCATTGTTATAGCAATTTCAATAGTAGTGTTCAATGTGGTTGAATTGACTGGGCCATTATGGAAGGCCCATCAATTTAGTCTTTATTTCATGTTACCATACATTGGGACGTCCATGGCACTTTTGAAGCATAATTGGTAAGTCAATTACCTATGAGAAATAATACAATGTactattttgatatatttattaatattagatTACAAGTATgacttttttatatatcaCAGCATGTggacaaatttttaatgaataatcacaaaaaactgtttaagGTTAGAGGTAACTAAGAATATCTTTCAATCTACACAAAACACTCTCTTTTGCTTGTTTATTTGCCATTTGAATTCTTAAAATCATAGCTTTTTACAAAGGCACTTTGAGAggtattaaatgaaaattttaacttttaaacatAATAATCATTTTCTGAGTAAAAATTCACTAGCAAAAAGTCGAATTTGAAATCATTTTCAAGCACATAAGGAGGAGCAAAATCGACATCAGAACGATGTCCGCGTTCCAATTCAGTCTTACTGTCAACATAGACCCCAGTTTGAattaaattctcaataaatttgtGTGTAATTTTAGTTGTGCCAATTTTGTCCCAATTTATCAGAGTTGAAGTTAAATACTCAATGATCTCCTCAGGAGAAGCACAATACTCACAATACCACCCACCAGTGTGGTTCAAATCACCTAAAATTATGCCTTTTTGAGGCAAGTGCTCTGTTTTGTTATTTCTCAAATGCAAAGCTTCTAAATTGCTATTTAATGTGTTGCGAAGGTAAGATATTGTGCAAGCTCCTgcagaaattaaagttttcctGGGGTGCAGccagaaaaatccaaaaacacTCCATTtcaaacgaaaataaattggTTCTGGAATGTTCTggtagaattttaaaaaaatcattgaagcTCTGTCAAGAATTTCATTGGTAGGGCTGAAAATTACATAATCATCATCTCTGAGGTTTTTAATATGGGGCTCAACTTTACTCCAAATGTTAAAGCTGTTATTATTAGTAACATAAAGGATTTTGTGCTGCCactttttaaaagcttttttctgcaattccCTCTCAAAATAACTACTACCATTCTCATAAACAATGAATAAATCTATAATATCTCCTAAAGCAGATATTCTCATGTCTACAAGATTATCACTGGCCTTAAGATACTGAAAAACATAAATGAGACGGTGTTGGAAAGGGACTGGTCCTTTGACTTTGTGCACCTGCCTGCTGGCTAAGAGAGCCCGAAATAGAATCTCTGGATATCCACAATCTGGACCATGCCACCCTAAATTAGTTTACAACTAAATTCCTAAGAAGTTCTTTAAAATGAACTTACCTTGTAAACAATTACATTTCCAGTTAACTCCTTTAACCACAATCATTGTTTTAATGTCTGTGCCCTCAGTGAAGCACATGCTAGAGTTAAAATCGAGGAAAAAGCCCCTGGAAGTTACGTGCTTCAGATGAACGCTCTCGTTTAAAGTATAATACATTCGACCGTCGGCTTggtttagaattttaattttggggagaaatgaaattttgtttagtttcTGCTCGATGTGGGGCTTGTTTAAGAAGAAGTAGGACACTATCAGGCATAACTGAGCTAGTATTAACGCTAACAATACGATTTTGTTCCTGATAACTGGGCGATGAATGTACATTTTTTGGGGTTGCTGTATTTATGGGCGCAAATTCCCGTTTGAGGGCAGGCCGACACGCAAATAAAGAAGATccattatttactatttataaTCTACCAACGCTTTgagttatttttgaattaatgcCGGtgttttaattggaaaattcgGTCAAtaaaaggtttgtttacatttctttgttttgacaTTTGAGGTTGAGGGTGCGGCCCGTTGACATTAGTGATGTTGCCAAATCAGTGATATTAGCGATAAGCTATGCGTATGACATCATCAGATGCTCAAAATtctaattgtttttgtttgttttcattgTCAGAAATAAGTAAATTCTTTTCAGGTATCCAGCCTCTGTATTCGTAGGAGACACTTTTTGTTACTTCTCGGGTATGACTTTCGCAGTAGTAGGAATCCTTGGTCACTTCAGCAAAACAACTCTACTTTTCTTCATTCCGcaagttttcaatttcctaTACTCCCTTCCCCAACTTTTAAAGTTTGTGCCTTGCCCTCGGCATCGCCTTCCTAAGTTTAATTCCAGGTCTGATCGGATGGAGTGCAGTACTACAGTATTTAAATACGCCGAATTGAGCCCTTTAGGAAAGTTtactttgaatttatttaggGTTTTGAAACTAATTCGTTGGGAAGAAAAGGATGGAGTTGTGGTTACCAATAATTTTACTCTTATTAATTTGGTATTACTTTATTTGGGACCAATGCACGAAGCTAAATTGACAACAGTACTACTGGCTGTTCAGGTTTTCTGCACATTTTTAGCCTTTTTGGTGCGGTACCCTTTTGCGTCTGTATTTTATGACATACAGTCTtaaatttgcagttttttttctaagacCAAAGTATGTAGTGCCTTTATTGTTATATGTGTgtgagacattttttaaataaaaagcttGTTTTGTTGTATTATTCAGGATCCTTTCTACactattatttaataacaaaaatgaagcacaataattaaagttaatttaaatatcgtAACCCACAATGTGACGCTTTCCAATGCATTCTCCAACATAGAACCAGCACCAAACCTACAATTTCCCAATAAATAAGTTAAGTAAACACCTAAATGTAAGTTACCTCAATTGCGATGAGTGAATTCACAAATCCATCTCGGACAGTGACATTCTTCCAGTTACCATTTTTGGCAGCACTTATAAGTCGCCCAATACCAGCCCTGATTTGGGGTATGTCAGCAGGAGTTGGGGGGGTCAGTTCCACTTTTGCGTATTTTAGGAAGGTCTGCAGGGCTGGTTTCGATTGAGTAATCAATTCTTaaagaaaagttaaaacaTTTGTTTGTGACCACATAGGGGTTTTTTATCACAGCTTTTATTAAAGCTAAAcaaggaaaattataatttacttctttttaGTTTATATGTTTTGCAGGGATTGTTCTAAAGTAATAATTCTTGGATCACTTTGAAGGTATGAATTACATAACTAGACTGATTTACATGAAGTAATAAGGGTTTTCTTATCTTTTGTATGAGATTAAGCATTTACTTACGACCAGCTAAAGCAGGAATTTTTTGAGCAAGCTGAGCCATTCTATTTATCTTCGAATTATGCTAGAAATTAGATAATTTAGTGGAAAGGGGCcgttttaactattttttcttaaccTTTTCCCAAAGTAAATTGGCAAATGTGTTCTGACTTACGTCAACTGTCAGTATTTTCAAAGCTGAATCTATAGCGCCCTCTGTGTATGTAACTGTTAATCTACTTATCCAGAGCACATTCACACCAACTGTAGTCTTCCTAAATATGGAAAGAAAGATTACGTATATGATTCGATAATGTATGTGGTGTTTCAAGACTTAAGATTATACATCCAATATCCATGGAATCATGAAAAACCTATTAAAGTTagttttaaaatgcaaaaatagcACAACTTGGCAATATTTGTCACagaaaaaccagtggcgtacatgacaatttcgagtaaaaaaataagtgaaaaGTAAGGTACTCTGATTTTAACGATATTTGGCTCCGCAGAAGACCTACGATACAGGTTGAGAAAGTACCGaacaacttcgattttttgttCCATCATGAACATTACGGTAGAATATTGTTGTATGTGTATATACCATATTGGTTCTTCAATGTCCTGTTAAAGAATTATCAGGAGTTAGCACTAGATGATGTTTGCTACCGTTGGAAcggaaaagaaatttcatatttttagtaattatttatttatgttttattgataaattacaaatctaaatattaaaggtatacatagaattttaaaaattaagtgtaTTCAGTATTTCTAATAAATGACATCATACTAtactttgaaatttattctAGATATACTACCACTGGTCTCACATGCATAGTTGAATTGATAGTCCATTGCAAAAATCGAATAATGCCATTTCCTTTTTCCCCTATGAACAAAAAGAGACAAGAACATATTATTACTGTtctatttccttttttgattttgaaaatgacgTGCAACCTTGAATTGTCAAAATCACCTGgcgatatttaatttttggttaattataaataaataaattgttaaattttgcGGCTGTGgcattttctcaaaatttcaaataaaataatcagaTTTTCACGCGATAATAAGCATTATCAAAGATATCTGAACCTTATTTATAATCGCAATTTGTTAAAAACCTGATCCCTCAACACTACACCCACAACCTGTGTAGAGCTGcacagaaaaaatagaaattcctACAATCAAACCATTAATATTTGGAGTAAATAGGAAAACTTATGTAAATTAAAGGCATCAAATGCGTCCCACAACTGAGTCACTTAAAGTGAAGGTTATCAGTTAGCTTTTCCTCCGTTTGCACCTTCCAAGACCACTATGGGTACATTAGGTGATACCAAACTTTTACTCTCAGTATTTTGTGCCATTATTGCATTATGTCACAGCATGCCAGATCCTGGAAAATGGGACTATACCATGACATCGGTGAGTGAAAAGATTATCTGTTTAGTTCAGTAGCTATAAGTTATTGCTATGATGCTTTTGTGGAGAAAAGTTTTACAAATAACATTATTCGCTCATAAGCACAAATAtagataatttattgataaaaataaggaATAGAGCATTTGTACAAGTTAAATATGTCTATAGGTCAGAGTGtatataaatcattttaatttaaaacgaacCATGATTAATGGCATTTTCAGtttattgttttgtatttgctcaaaaataaattgtccaataacaaatttttggcTTAGACTTAATCGGATTGAAAAGTTATGGTTACCATATCATAAACTGAAAACagtataaaacaaaaaacagcTCAATCATCAGAATCTATCCACAAGCCCATCATTATCTAGATTCTGTCCATAATTCATAATCCAATTTTGTGTTCATCATCTTTCTATTTGCAACAATCACGCATCTGCAATAatgttttatctttttttattttgcaggGAATTAACCCCCTGTTCCTTAGTAAAAGTGTTTTCAAAGGGACAAAAGTGTATATCAAAAGTAAGTACTTTTAACCATCTATATCATcaatcaaaaatgaaatagcaTGGAGCATTAATTACTAAGATAATTTCTTTATCATCAGTCAATTGTGAAACAGAAGACCATGAAGATGTAAAAGTGCGACTCAATGTTGCAATAGTGCAGTCTCCATGTTGGAATGCAGAAGAAGCGTTTCCAAAATTGAAAGAGGTAAATTTATGATTATAGTAAAACGTGTCTGGGGATTACAACATTATAACTGTATACAGTTTTTAGTCTCAAAATACTCACCACTGTGTTAATCAACTCTTAAGgtccttttaaaaattattatctaaaTTGGATTGATCCTGCTCAACAGATTTTCAACTAATTGGATTTATCTCcactaataaacaaataatctGATGGGTTAAAAATCAGTTTATATCGCTCAGTCTAATCTAGATTTGTCTTTTCAAACGTCCCtaatgttaattattgttttacagCTCTTAGATTCAACTGAAGTTCTCATCAACTCCTCAAAAGAGTACCACTCAATTGACAACTACTCATGCAATGATCACATATTCCTCAGAGAAGGCCAAATTTTGGGCAAGGCCTCAACTGAAACCATCCATCCTCTGCATGAATTCACTCGTGATGGAGTTTATGTCTTAGGCCTCACTGTCCAAACTGAAAACAAAGACTATGAAATCGGAGTCCACATTGAAATTCACAGCGATTATGGTTATCTCTCAGCTGTGGACTGGCCATTGCTGCCTTTCTACGGCTTCATGTGCATTTACTATATCATTCTGGGACTGATTTGGCTACTCCTTTCCTTTCTGCAGTGGCGAGATTTGTTGAGGGTGCAATTTTGGATTGGGGGAGTTATTTTGTTGGGGATGCTGGAAAAGGCGACTTTCTATGCCGAGTATCAGAGCATTAATAATGTAGGTGTTGAAGTTGAAGGAGCAGTGCTTTTTGCTGAATGGGTCTCTTGCGCCAAAAGGACTTTAGCTCGGATGTTGGTCATTATTGTAAGTCTGGGTTTTGGAATTGTGAAACCAAGATTGGGGTCAACTCTTCATCGAGTGGTGGGAGTGGggattctctatttttttctcgCAGCATCCGAAGCATACCTAAGGAACACTAAAGCTAAATCTCAGTCAAATCGCGATTTATTGGTTGCCTCAGTTCCATTAAGTGTACTGGAATCTGCCATTTGCTGGTGGATTTTTTCGGCCCTAGTCAATACTACCAGAACGCTCCGCTTACGTAGAAACGAGACGAAACTTGCCCTATACAGACATTTCACAAACACCTTAATATTCTGCGTGGCAACCTCAGTGATATTTATGCTATACTGCATTAAAGTTCATTATTACGTTGATTGTCTCAC
The sequence above is drawn from the Euwallacea similis isolate ESF13 chromosome 22, ESF131.1, whole genome shotgun sequence genome and encodes:
- the Alg7 gene encoding UDP-N-acetylglucosamine--dolichyl-phosphate N-acetylglucosaminephosphotransferase; protein product: MIFPLIINILISFLAYFVTQRTIPRLKSKFIKANLFGIDMSKTTSDKIPESLGVVSGFIFLVVLVLFIPVAFGHSLLEKTFPYDEYVKYIVALLSISCMLLLGFADDVLDVPWRQKLLLPTIASLPLLMVYYVSFNTTTIIVPKPFREWLGTSVDIGIIYYIYMGMLAVFCTNAINILAGVNGLEVGQSIVIAISIVVFNVVELTGPLWKAHQFSLYFMLPYIGTSMALLKHNWYPASVFVGDTFCYFSGMTFAVVGILGHFSKTTLLFFIPQVFNFLYSLPQLLKFVPCPRHRLPKFNSRSDRMECSTTVFKYAELSPLGKFTLNLFRVLKLIRWEEKDGVVVTNNFTLINLVLLYLGPMHEAKLTTVLLAVQVFCTFLAFLVRYPFASVFYDIQS
- the Mgat3 gene encoding beta-1,4-mannosyl-glycoprotein 4-beta-N-acetylglucosaminyltransferase; this translates as MYIHRPVIRNKIVLLALILAQLCLIVSYFFLNKPHIEQKLNKISFLPKIKILNQADGRMYYTLNESVHLKHVTSRGFFLDFNSSMCFTEGTDIKTMIVVKGVNWKCNCLQGWHGPDCGYPEILFRALLASRQVHKVKGPVPFQHRLIYVFQYLKASDNLVDMRISALGDIIDLFIVYENGSSYFERELQKKAFKKWQHKILYVTNNNSFNIWSKVEPHIKNLRDDDYVIFSPTNEILDRASMIFLKFYQNIPEPIYFRLKWSVFGFFWLHPRKTLISAGACTISYLRNTLNSNLEALHLRNNKTEHLPQKGIILGDLNHTGGWYCEYCASPEEIIEYLTSTLINWDKIGTTKITHKFIENLIQTGVYVDSKTELERGHRSDVDFAPPYVLENDFKFDFLLVNFYSENDYYV
- the ATPsynG gene encoding ATP synthase subunit g, mitochondrial, with amino-acid sequence MAQLAQKIPALAGQLITQSKPALQTFLKYAKVELTPPTPADIPQIRAGIGRLISAAKNGNWKNVTVRDGFVNSLIAIEVWCWFYVGECIGKRHIVGYDI
- the LOC136416103 gene encoding transmembrane protein 87A, with amino-acid sequence MGTLGDTKLLLSVFCAIIALCHSMPDPGKWDYTMTSGINPLFLSKSVFKGTKVYIKINCETEDHEDVKVRLNVAIVQSPCWNAEEAFPKLKELLDSTEVLINSSKEYHSIDNYSCNDHIFLREGQILGKASTETIHPLHEFTRDGVYVLGLTVQTENKDYEIGVHIEIHSDYGYLSAVDWPLLPFYGFMCIYYIILGLIWLLLSFLQWRDLLRVQFWIGGVILLGMLEKATFYAEYQSINNVGVEVEGAVLFAEWVSCAKRTLARMLVIIVSLGFGIVKPRLGSTLHRVVGVGILYFFLAASEAYLRNTKAKSQSNRDLLVASVPLSVLESAICWWIFSALVNTTRTLRLRRNETKLALYRHFTNTLIFCVATSVIFMLYCIKVHYYVDCLTVWKDIWLEEAFWHILFSCMLLVIMILWRPTNNNQRYAFVPLLDTGDDNDEEEHLVNDAYGVKVRIHHQKHGSPRHSVDDDLKWLEENVKSDPALPILDSDEELVNTRFEVSKMQ